A portion of the Oxynema aestuarii AP17 genome contains these proteins:
- a CDS encoding Crp/Fnr family transcriptional regulator: MQTEAFSELFPLFSAANPETLEWLLSVAVEHEYPAGRAVLMEDAWGNAVYFVVSGWVKVRRLYGDNVVTLAVLGRGDFFGEMAILDESPRSTDVIALSPVELLSVSAQRFIQTLFKDAQLHHRMLQLMVRRLRQTNIRFQLRNRPPAVKLANTLVSLAENYGQPTEKGTEIFNIPLKDLADVTDIGVEETTKIVEKLQSKGWLKIDEANQAMYLINLKQLTHLAGHV; this comes from the coding sequence ATGCAGACCGAAGCCTTTAGCGAGCTTTTCCCACTCTTTAGTGCCGCCAACCCAGAGACGCTGGAATGGCTCCTGTCCGTTGCCGTCGAACACGAATATCCGGCAGGTCGAGCCGTACTCATGGAAGATGCCTGGGGGAATGCCGTCTACTTCGTCGTGTCCGGCTGGGTTAAAGTTCGACGACTTTACGGCGATAACGTCGTCACCCTTGCGGTTCTCGGACGGGGTGACTTTTTTGGTGAAATGGCCATTCTCGACGAATCTCCTCGATCCACCGACGTGATCGCCCTGTCTCCCGTCGAATTGCTCAGCGTTTCGGCCCAACGCTTTATCCAAACCCTGTTTAAAGACGCCCAGTTGCACCATCGAATGCTGCAATTGATGGTCAGGAGACTGCGACAAACCAACATCCGCTTTCAACTGAGGAACCGTCCCCCGGCGGTCAAACTCGCCAACACCTTAGTCTCCCTGGCAGAAAACTACGGTCAACCGACGGAAAAAGGTACGGAGATTTTTAACATTCCCTTGAAAGATTTAGCCGACGTGACCGATATCGGTGTCGAAGAAACCACCAAAATTGTCGAAAAATTGCAGAGTAAAGGGTGGCTCAAAATTGACGAAGCCAACCAAGCCATGTACTTGATCAACCTCAAACAGTTGACCCATTTAGCCGGACACGTTTGA
- a CDS encoding 3'(2'),5'-bisphosphate nucleotidase CysQ family protein: MQFFSSEVDRQIRQLIRQCGRQARQLAQENYRVSQKGPDDYVTSVDRELDRQLSAGFSLLFPEDGTITEENERSRAAFTAGYRNLWCIDPLDGTEGFIHGEPHYAVMVGLLHELQPVAGWIYAPATDELFYGDGDRGLWQTRGDGDPQTLDPVEPLAPARTDRRMVIGDKDERNFGEAIARQIPGGVEFYSLGSFGLKVMEVICGRAGLYIYLNGRVKVWDTAGPVALARAAGLTCCDLDGNPLSFDPEAIAPDTLAHLQPILIGWPSYIEAWRSPIREAVLATSRP, encoded by the coding sequence ATGCAATTTTTCAGCTCCGAGGTAGATCGACAAATCCGCCAACTGATTCGTCAGTGCGGTCGACAAGCGCGACAACTCGCTCAAGAAAATTATCGGGTTTCGCAGAAAGGACCGGACGATTACGTGACGAGTGTCGATCGCGAGCTGGACCGACAGCTTTCGGCGGGATTTTCGCTGTTATTCCCCGAGGACGGCACGATTACGGAGGAAAACGAACGATCGCGCGCTGCGTTTACCGCAGGATATCGCAATTTGTGGTGTATCGACCCTCTCGATGGTACCGAGGGCTTCATTCACGGCGAACCCCATTACGCGGTGATGGTGGGGTTGCTGCACGAGTTGCAACCCGTGGCGGGATGGATTTACGCCCCCGCGACTGACGAGCTATTTTACGGGGACGGCGATCGCGGGTTGTGGCAAACCCGAGGAGACGGCGATCCCCAAACCCTAGACCCCGTGGAACCTCTAGCCCCGGCTCGCACCGATCGCCGCATGGTCATCGGGGATAAGGACGAGCGCAATTTCGGCGAGGCGATCGCCCGCCAGATTCCCGGAGGGGTCGAGTTTTACTCCCTCGGCAGTTTCGGACTCAAAGTCATGGAAGTGATCTGCGGTCGCGCGGGTCTTTACATCTATCTCAACGGTCGGGTCAAAGTGTGGGATACTGCCGGACCGGTGGCGTTGGCGCGCGCTGCAGGCTTGACCTGTTGCGATTTAGACGGCAATCCCCTCAGCTTCGACCCGGAGGCGATCGCCCCGGATACCCTGGCTCACTTGCAACCAATCCTGATCGGATGGCCCAGCTATATCGAGGCGTGGCGATCGCCGATCCGCGAAGCGGTGTTGGCGACCTCTCGACCCTAA
- the ycf46 gene encoding stress-responsive protein Ycf46, with amino-acid sequence MKEELSILIQAQYPLIYLVTSEEERAEQAISTIAQVKPQQRLFVWTVTHGIVEYGQPLNTTQHNTVSPEAAIEWVIRQREPGLYVFKDLHPFIESPATTRWLRDAIASFKGTQKAIILMSPIQQVPIELEKEVIVLDFPLPNLSELNEVLSQRLEGSRNRRISTDTREKLLKAALGLTRDEAEKVYRKAQVTNGRLTDSEVEIVLSEKKQLIRRNGILEYIEEDETLDSVGGLEELKRWLRQRSNAFTERAREYGLPQPKGMLILGVPGCGKSLIAKTTARLWSLPLLRLDMGRVYDGSMVGRSEANLRNALKTAESISPAILFIDELDKAFAGSTGSADSDGGTSSRIFGSFLTWMQEKTSPVFVMATANRVERLPGEFLRKGRFDEIFFVDLPNNEERQDIFNIHLCKRRHDISRFDIEQLAKVSDGFSGAEIEQAVIAAMYEAFAQDREFTQLDIIAAIKSTLPLSKTMTEQVTALREWARQRARPAASSVAEYQRLEF; translated from the coding sequence TATCTCGACGATCGCTCAGGTCAAGCCCCAGCAACGGCTGTTCGTATGGACGGTCACCCACGGGATAGTTGAGTACGGTCAACCCTTGAACACGACCCAACACAACACCGTATCGCCGGAAGCGGCGATCGAGTGGGTTATCCGTCAGAGAGAGCCAGGTCTTTACGTATTCAAAGACTTGCATCCCTTTATCGAGTCTCCGGCAACCACGCGCTGGCTCAGAGATGCGATCGCGAGCTTCAAAGGCACCCAAAAAGCGATTATCCTGATGTCGCCCATCCAGCAGGTTCCCATCGAACTCGAAAAAGAAGTCATCGTCTTAGACTTTCCCCTTCCCAATCTTTCCGAGCTCAACGAAGTTCTCAGCCAAAGACTCGAAGGAAGTCGCAATCGGCGCATCAGTACCGACACCCGCGAAAAGCTACTCAAAGCGGCATTAGGGCTGACCCGAGACGAAGCCGAGAAAGTCTATCGGAAAGCCCAAGTCACCAACGGACGACTCACCGATTCCGAAGTCGAGATCGTGCTGTCCGAAAAGAAACAGCTCATCCGACGCAACGGCATCCTCGAATATATCGAAGAAGACGAAACCCTCGACTCCGTAGGCGGACTCGAAGAACTCAAACGGTGGCTGAGGCAACGTTCCAATGCCTTCACCGAACGGGCGCGAGAATACGGTTTACCCCAACCTAAAGGGATGTTGATCCTCGGCGTCCCGGGATGTGGAAAGTCCCTGATCGCGAAAACCACTGCTCGCTTGTGGAGCTTGCCCTTACTGAGACTGGATATGGGCCGCGTCTACGACGGTTCGATGGTCGGTCGGTCCGAAGCGAACTTACGCAACGCTCTCAAAACCGCCGAATCGATTTCGCCAGCCATTCTGTTCATCGACGAACTCGACAAAGCTTTTGCGGGAAGCACCGGGTCGGCAGACTCCGACGGAGGAACCTCCAGCCGCATTTTCGGCTCCTTCCTGACCTGGATGCAAGAAAAAACCTCTCCCGTCTTCGTGATGGCGACGGCGAACCGCGTCGAACGCCTCCCCGGCGAATTTCTCAGAAAAGGCCGCTTTGACGAGATCTTCTTCGTAGACCTTCCCAACAACGAAGAACGCCAAGATATTTTCAACATTCACCTGTGCAAACGCCGTCACGATATCTCTCGCTTCGATATCGAACAACTGGCCAAAGTCTCCGACGGATTTTCCGGCGCAGAAATCGAGCAAGCCGTCATTGCCGCGATGTACGAGGCATTTGCTCAAGATAGAGAATTCACGCAGTTGGACATCATCGCCGCGATCAAATCGACGCTGCCATTGTCCAAGACCATGACCGAACAAGTCACGGCCTTGCGCGAATGGGCCCGGCAGCGCGCCCGTCCGGCTGCATCCTCCGTCGCCGAATACCAGCGATTGGAGTTCTAA
- the pstC gene encoding phosphate ABC transporter permease subunit PstC, producing MTTEFPLNEAPRRLSARSPREQILDRGFVWLTRIFALSVAGILIWMAIEVGIESLPAMKEFGLGFLTSSAWNPVEDEYGTLPMIYGTLVSSALALLLAVPLGVGTAIFLSENFLPRSIRTTLIFLVELLAAIPSVVYGLWGIFVLIPAIRPVGQFLHQNLGFIPFFSTPPIGPGMLPAGIVLTVMILPIITAISRDSLASLPPDLRQASLGLGATRWETIFRVLVPAAFSGIVGGVMLALGRAMGETMAVTMLIGNSNDLNVSLLAPANTIASLLANQFAEASGLQVSALMYAGLVLFAITLLVNIGAEYIVRQVKKF from the coding sequence ATGACTACAGAATTTCCCCTCAACGAAGCGCCTCGGCGTTTGAGTGCGCGATCGCCCCGCGAGCAGATCCTCGATCGCGGCTTCGTCTGGTTGACGCGCATTTTTGCCTTATCGGTGGCTGGGATCTTAATTTGGATGGCGATCGAAGTCGGGATCGAATCGCTCCCGGCCATGAAGGAATTCGGCTTGGGTTTTTTAACCAGTAGTGCCTGGAACCCGGTTGAAGACGAGTACGGCACCTTGCCGATGATCTACGGAACCCTGGTCTCGTCGGCGCTCGCCCTGTTACTTGCCGTCCCGTTAGGGGTGGGAACGGCGATCTTTTTAAGCGAAAATTTTCTGCCGCGATCGATCCGAACCACCCTGATCTTCCTCGTCGAACTCCTCGCCGCCATCCCCAGCGTGGTGTACGGACTCTGGGGCATCTTCGTACTGATCCCCGCCATCCGACCCGTCGGCCAGTTCCTGCACCAAAACCTCGGCTTCATTCCCTTCTTTTCCACCCCTCCCATCGGACCGGGAATGTTACCTGCCGGGATCGTCCTGACCGTGATGATCCTACCGATTATCACCGCTATTTCGCGCGACTCCCTCGCCTCTTTGCCTCCAGACTTGCGTCAAGCCTCCCTCGGCTTGGGAGCCACGCGCTGGGAAACCATTTTTAGAGTCTTAGTCCCTGCCGCCTTTTCCGGGATCGTCGGGGGTGTCATGCTCGCCCTCGGACGGGCAATGGGCGAAACCATGGCAGTCACGATGTTAATTGGCAACTCGAATGACCTGAACGTTTCCTTACTCGCCCCCGCCAATACGATCGCCTCCCTCCTCGCCAACCAATTCGCCGAAGCTTCGGGATTGCAAGTTTCCGCCCTCATGTATGCCGGATTGGTGTTATTTGCGATTACCTTATTGGTCAACATCGGCGCCGAGTATATCGTCCGTCAAGTCAAAAAATTCTAA
- the pstA gene encoding phosphate ABC transporter permease PstA translates to MSTSPSDRSLSRSQPFDLSRNYQSPRAWFGVIMTILSGACLGMALLPLFAVIYYVISKGINRLNLDLFTQLPPSAGTTGGGIGNAIVGTLIVVGLAALISVPIGVFAAVYLSEFSSGTLARWVRFATNVLSGVPSIIVGIFAYGIIVLTTQQFSAFAGGVALAVLMLPIVVKTTDEALQIVPPEVRWASVGVGASDYQTVLRVVLPAALPAIITGVTLAVARAAGETAPLIFTALFTFFWPQGIFQPIPSLAVLVYNFSTVPYASQQELAWAASLILVLLVLISSVLARLATRREIY, encoded by the coding sequence ATGTCCACTTCTCCATCGGATCGATCCCTGTCTCGCTCCCAACCGTTCGATCTCAGCCGCAATTATCAAAGTCCTCGGGCCTGGTTCGGCGTCATCATGACGATCTTGTCCGGCGCCTGCTTGGGCATGGCTCTACTGCCTTTATTCGCGGTGATTTACTACGTTATCAGTAAAGGAATTAACCGTCTCAATCTCGACCTGTTTACCCAATTGCCTCCGTCTGCCGGAACCACGGGCGGCGGTATCGGCAACGCGATCGTCGGCACCCTGATCGTCGTCGGTTTGGCCGCCTTAATCAGCGTCCCGATTGGGGTGTTCGCCGCCGTTTACTTGTCCGAATTCAGTTCGGGAACACTGGCACGCTGGGTTCGCTTTGCCACCAACGTTCTCAGTGGCGTCCCTTCGATTATTGTCGGGATCTTCGCTTACGGCATTATCGTGCTGACCACCCAGCAATTTTCCGCCTTCGCCGGAGGGGTCGCCTTAGCCGTCCTCATGTTGCCGATTGTCGTCAAAACCACCGACGAAGCCCTGCAAATTGTCCCGCCCGAAGTGCGTTGGGCCTCCGTCGGCGTCGGCGCATCGGACTATCAAACCGTGTTGCGCGTCGTGCTTCCCGCAGCCCTACCCGCAATTATTACCGGAGTGACTTTAGCCGTCGCCCGCGCTGCGGGAGAAACGGCTCCGTTAATTTTTACGGCGTTGTTTACCTTTTTCTGGCCGCAAGGTATTTTTCAACCGATCCCGTCTCTCGCTGTTTTGGTCTACAACTTTTCCACAGTTCCTTACGCAAGCCAACAGGAATTGGCTTGGGCCGCTTCTTTGATTTTAGTGTTGCTCGTTTTGATTAGCAGTGTTCTCGCCCGCTTGGCCACTCGTCGCGAAATTTATTAA
- the pstB gene encoding phosphate ABC transporter ATP-binding protein PstB, whose translation MHSDSQSANYTPSVDNQPEVVLRTKNVSIYYGDFLAVQNVSLDIQKNRITAFIGPSGCGKSTLLRCYNRLNDLIESFNLEGTIEYQGQNLYAKNVDPVEVRRRIGMVFQKPNPFPKSIYDNIAYGARVNGYKGDLDELVENSLRAAALWDEVKDKLKTNGMALSGGQQQRLCIARAIAIEPDVVLMDEPCASLDPISTLKIEDLMQELKEKYTIAIVTHNMQQASRVSDMTAFFNAQASEDGKRCGYLVEYNHTEAIFHNPQEEATKEYVSGRFG comes from the coding sequence ATGCATTCAGATAGCCAATCAGCAAATTACACTCCCTCGGTTGACAACCAACCCGAGGTCGTCTTGAGGACGAAAAATGTCAGCATCTACTACGGTGATTTTTTGGCGGTTCAAAACGTCTCGCTGGACATCCAAAAAAACCGGATTACCGCCTTCATCGGGCCGTCGGGTTGCGGTAAAAGTACCTTGCTGCGCTGCTACAATCGCCTCAACGACTTGATCGAAAGTTTTAACCTGGAAGGGACGATCGAATACCAAGGTCAAAATTTGTACGCTAAAAATGTCGATCCAGTGGAAGTTCGCCGCCGCATTGGCATGGTCTTCCAAAAGCCCAATCCTTTTCCGAAGTCGATTTACGACAATATTGCCTACGGAGCGCGGGTTAACGGGTATAAGGGGGATCTCGACGAATTGGTCGAAAATTCCCTCCGTGCGGCGGCTCTGTGGGATGAAGTCAAAGATAAGCTGAAAACTAACGGGATGGCTCTATCCGGCGGTCAGCAACAGCGTTTGTGTATCGCCCGGGCGATCGCGATCGAACCGGATGTGGTGCTGATGGACGAACCCTGTGCGTCTCTCGATCCGATTTCGACGCTGAAAATTGAGGACTTGATGCAAGAACTCAAGGAAAAATACACGATCGCGATCGTGACCCACAACATGCAACAAGCCTCGCGGGTGTCGGATATGACCGCCTTTTTCAACGCCCAAGCCTCGGAAGACGGCAAACGCTGCGGCTATTTGGTGGAGTACAACCATACGGAAGCGATCTTCCACAATCCCCAGGAAGAAGCGACGAAAGAATATGTGAGCGGACGGTTCGGTTAA
- a CDS encoding MBL fold metallo-hydrolase, producing MLFRQLFDEHTWTYTYLIADETTKEAVLVDPVLEQVDRDRQLLQELGLTLKYGLETHIHADHVTGTGKLRELTGCLGVVPEHAQAACADRHLADGEVLKVGAVEIRAIATPGHTQCHSAYLVNGDRVLTGDALFIRGCGRTDFQSGDPGSLYDAIVGKLFALPDNTWVYPGHDYRGHSVSTIGEEKQWNPRFIDLDRGPGTLRDRAAFIELMNNLKLPDPKKIMEAVPANQQCGKVAS from the coding sequence ATGTTATTCCGTCAATTATTCGATGAACATACCTGGACTTATACCTATTTAATCGCCGATGAAACCACGAAAGAGGCGGTATTGGTCGATCCGGTGTTGGAACAGGTGGATCGCGATCGCCAGCTCTTGCAGGAGTTGGGTTTGACGCTCAAATACGGCCTCGAAACCCACATTCACGCCGATCACGTCACCGGAACTGGGAAATTGCGCGAATTGACGGGATGTTTGGGAGTCGTCCCCGAACACGCCCAAGCGGCTTGTGCCGATCGCCATTTGGCCGATGGAGAAGTGTTGAAGGTCGGCGCCGTTGAAATTCGGGCGATCGCGACTCCCGGACATACCCAGTGCCATAGTGCCTATCTCGTCAACGGCGATCGGGTGTTAACTGGAGATGCGTTATTTATTCGCGGTTGCGGGCGCACGGACTTTCAAAGTGGCGATCCCGGCAGCTTGTACGATGCGATCGTCGGCAAACTGTTTGCATTACCGGATAACACTTGGGTGTATCCCGGTCACGACTATCGCGGTCATAGCGTCTCCACCATCGGCGAAGAAAAGCAGTGGAATCCCCGGTTTATAGACCTCGACCGGGGGCCGGGAACCCTACGCGATCGCGCGGCGTTTATCGAATTAATGAATAATCTGAAGCTTCCCGATCCCAAGAAAATTATGGAAGCCGTTCCCGCGAACCAACAGTGCGGTAAGGTGGCGAGTTGA
- a CDS encoding tellurite resistance TerB family protein: MTVQPPPPPSITPRQMNLLRVVTAMAWADGELATEEVDLMLDRFSQLFGKTTEQQERLREELHDYMMQNIPLEELIPHLETQEAREVVLQLGYEVIASSARTPDEPNINEEEAQAYQKLVALLGLAPEVVERVEAEARDSLKRKDRSLIEKLATRLETFFKR, encoded by the coding sequence ATGACTGTACAACCTCCCCCACCGCCTTCGATTACCCCCCGTCAAATGAACTTATTACGGGTGGTCACCGCAATGGCGTGGGCTGATGGCGAACTGGCAACGGAAGAAGTCGATTTGATGCTCGATCGCTTCAGCCAACTGTTCGGTAAAACGACCGAACAACAAGAACGACTGCGCGAGGAACTGCACGATTACATGATGCAGAATATTCCCTTAGAAGAACTCATTCCTCACCTCGAAACTCAAGAAGCGCGCGAAGTCGTTTTGCAACTCGGTTACGAGGTGATCGCGTCGAGTGCACGTACCCCGGACGAACCGAATATCAATGAAGAAGAAGCGCAAGCCTATCAAAAACTGGTGGCGCTTCTCGGATTGGCTCCGGAAGTAGTCGAGCGCGTCGAAGCTGAAGCCCGAGACAGTCTCAAGCGCAAAGATCGCAGCTTAATTGAAAAACTGGCGACGCGCTTGGAGACGTTTTTCAAGCGCTAG
- a CDS encoding DUF1257 domain-containing protein, with protein sequence MSHFSTLRTKITDSEILKTSLRDLGIAVKTNADVRGYNGQRVRADLVAVLEGEYDLGWSRNSDGSFDLIADLWGVAKKHNQTELINSINQKYAVNKTLAEVRRPGLQNANVKLVVQK encoded by the coding sequence ATGTCTCACTTTAGCACTCTTCGTACCAAAATCACCGATTCCGAAATCCTGAAAACCTCTCTGCGCGATTTAGGGATTGCCGTTAAGACGAATGCCGACGTCCGTGGATACAACGGTCAGCGCGTGCGTGCCGATTTGGTGGCCGTCCTCGAAGGCGAATACGATCTCGGCTGGTCTCGCAACAGCGACGGTTCTTTCGATCTGATTGCCGACCTCTGGGGTGTTGCGAAGAAGCACAACCAGACCGAATTGATCAATTCGATCAATCAGAAGTACGCCGTCAATAAGACCTTAGCCGAAGTGCGTCGTCCCGGCTTACAGAATGCCAACGTCAAGCTCGTCGTCCAAAAGTAA
- a CDS encoding M61 family metallopeptidase, translating into MTQAKTNPSTDRLSETSPSLFYQVSMSEPESHLFEVMLRVKTWDASVLDLKMPVWTPGSYLVREYAKNLQDFSACDLHENALNWRKCSKNHWQIDTAKTSEIVVRYRVFAHELSVRTNHLDRTHGYFNGAALFFYIPGWERSPVHIKIVPPKPEWRVTTTLPPTETPNTFRAEDFDTLVDSPFEIGTQQSYHFEVEGLPHELAIWGKGNLKVERAIADIEKIIQVESKLFGGLPYDRYLFLLHLSAQGYGGLEHKNSCSLNYPRFALRSPDRYNRFMQLVAHEFFHLWNVRRIRPKALEQFDYEGENYTEALWFCEGTTNYYDAVIPLRAKIYDAKTFLQNLSKDITRLQTIPGRRVQPLSESSWDAWIKLYRRDSNSDNAQISYYLKGELVSLLLDLLIRSRHDNQRSLDHVMQQMWEQFGKSEIGFTDAQLKSVIESVAATDLTDFFNRYLHGTEELPFDEYLAPFGLQLKANGNGNDSAPYLGLSAQPDNGKAIVKFVEIGSPAQRAGIDPDDELLAIDGFRVTAETLEERLKDYQPGDRVEVSLFHQEELRTYPVTLAEPRPKSYQLVPVSNPTVEQEKLFKGWLETTLDRL; encoded by the coding sequence ATGACCCAAGCCAAGACGAATCCGAGTACCGATCGCCTGTCCGAAACCTCGCCCAGCCTGTTCTATCAGGTGTCGATGTCCGAACCGGAATCGCATTTGTTCGAGGTGATGCTGCGGGTGAAAACATGGGACGCCTCGGTACTGGACTTAAAAATGCCCGTATGGACCCCCGGATCGTACCTGGTGCGCGAATATGCCAAAAATTTACAAGATTTTTCGGCGTGCGACTTGCACGAAAATGCTCTGAACTGGCGCAAATGCAGTAAAAATCACTGGCAGATCGACACCGCCAAGACCTCGGAAATCGTCGTGCGCTATCGGGTCTTCGCTCACGAGTTATCCGTGCGAACCAACCACCTCGATCGCACCCACGGTTATTTCAACGGCGCCGCCCTCTTCTTTTACATCCCCGGATGGGAACGAAGCCCAGTTCACATTAAAATCGTCCCGCCGAAACCGGAATGGCGCGTGACCACCACTTTACCCCCCACGGAAACCCCGAACACCTTCCGGGCCGAAGATTTCGATACATTAGTCGATAGCCCCTTCGAGATCGGCACCCAACAGTCCTATCATTTTGAAGTCGAAGGATTGCCCCACGAGTTGGCGATTTGGGGAAAGGGTAACCTCAAAGTCGAACGGGCGATCGCCGATATCGAAAAAATCATTCAAGTCGAATCCAAGCTCTTCGGCGGCTTACCTTACGATCGCTACCTGTTTTTACTGCACCTCTCCGCCCAAGGTTACGGCGGACTCGAACATAAAAATAGCTGTTCGCTCAATTATCCCCGCTTCGCTTTGCGATCGCCCGACCGCTACAATCGCTTTATGCAACTGGTCGCCCACGAGTTTTTCCACCTCTGGAACGTCAGACGAATTCGCCCCAAAGCCCTCGAACAGTTCGACTACGAAGGCGAAAACTATACTGAGGCCCTGTGGTTTTGCGAAGGGACCACCAATTATTACGATGCGGTGATTCCCCTACGCGCCAAGATTTACGACGCCAAAACGTTCTTGCAAAATTTAAGCAAAGACATTACCCGACTGCAGACGATCCCGGGACGGCGCGTGCAACCGTTGAGCGAATCGAGTTGGGATGCGTGGATCAAGCTTTACCGCCGCGACAGCAACAGCGATAACGCTCAAATTTCCTATTATTTGAAAGGGGAATTAGTGTCGTTGCTGCTCGATCTGCTGATTCGATCGCGCCACGACAACCAGCGATCGCTCGATCATGTCATGCAGCAAATGTGGGAGCAATTTGGCAAGAGTGAAATCGGTTTTACCGACGCACAACTTAAAAGCGTTATCGAGTCCGTCGCCGCCACGGATTTAACGGACTTTTTCAATCGCTACCTCCACGGAACTGAAGAATTACCCTTTGACGAGTATCTGGCGCCGTTTGGCTTGCAACTCAAAGCTAACGGGAACGGGAACGACAGCGCCCCCTATCTGGGGTTGAGCGCCCAACCGGATAACGGCAAGGCGATCGTCAAATTCGTCGAAATCGGTTCCCCCGCGCAACGGGCCGGAATTGACCCCGATGACGAGTTACTGGCGATCGACGGCTTTCGCGTCACGGCGGAAACCCTCGAAGAACGGCTCAAAGATTATCAACCGGGCGATCGCGTCGAAGTTAGCTTATTTCATCAAGAAGAACTGCGAACCTACCCAGTTACCCTCGCCGAACCCCGTCCGAAAAGCTATCAACTCGTTCCCGTTAGCAATCCGACGGTGGAACAGGAGAAGTTATTTAAAGGGTGGTTGGAAACGACCCTCGATCGCCTGTAG
- a CDS encoding sulfite exporter TauE/SafE family protein, producing MIAWIVGHILAAGIGISLGLLGGGGSILAVPILVYVMGVEPKSAIVMSLAIVGTVSLLGTIPHWKLGNVNVKKAAIFGSATMLGAYGGAKLATLPFVSGTFQLVLFAILMLVAAGFTIRKSSQKGQSASVEPDDLTMYPRPVCRYCWLWLLTEGLGVGVLTGLVGVGGGFAIVPALVLLGKTPMKEAVGTSLAIISLNSVAGLMGYFGEVAIDWRLTLSLTVAASSGMVVGAYLSRFVQAKHLQKAFGYFLLAMAGFILFQNRGAFSSTGAPESGRSPATQGRVAVVRKS from the coding sequence ATGATTGCGTGGATCGTCGGTCACATTTTAGCCGCAGGGATTGGGATTAGTTTGGGTTTACTCGGCGGCGGCGGTTCGATTTTAGCCGTCCCGATTTTGGTCTACGTCATGGGGGTGGAACCGAAAAGTGCGATCGTCATGAGTTTGGCGATCGTGGGAACGGTGAGTTTGCTCGGGACGATTCCCCATTGGAAGCTGGGCAACGTCAATGTCAAAAAAGCGGCTATTTTTGGCTCCGCAACCATGCTAGGAGCCTATGGCGGTGCTAAATTGGCGACTTTGCCCTTCGTAAGCGGTACGTTTCAACTGGTGTTATTTGCGATCTTGATGCTCGTCGCCGCCGGATTCACGATCCGCAAGAGTTCTCAAAAAGGGCAAAGCGCATCTGTAGAACCAGACGACCTGACGATGTATCCGCGCCCGGTGTGTCGTTATTGTTGGTTGTGGCTGCTGACGGAAGGTTTGGGAGTCGGAGTATTGACGGGATTGGTCGGCGTTGGCGGCGGTTTCGCGATCGTTCCGGCGTTGGTCTTGTTGGGTAAAACGCCGATGAAAGAAGCGGTGGGGACATCGTTAGCGATTATCTCGCTCAATTCCGTCGCCGGATTGATGGGGTATTTTGGAGAAGTGGCGATCGATTGGAGGTTGACCCTTTCTCTGACAGTCGCCGCCAGTTCGGGAATGGTCGTCGGGGCTTATTTGAGTCGCTTCGTCCAGGCGAAGCATTTGCAAAAGGCGTTCGGTTATTTTTTGCTGGCGATGGCGGGATTTATTTTATTTCAGAATCGCGGCGCTTTCAGTTCCACGGGGGCGCCCGAAAGCGGGCGATCGCCTGCCACTCAGGGGCGGGTCGCGGTCGTTCGCAAGTCTTAG